A window from Gopherus flavomarginatus isolate rGopFla2 chromosome 4, rGopFla2.mat.asm, whole genome shotgun sequence encodes these proteins:
- the TDRD15 gene encoding tudor domain-containing protein 15 encodes MDSLSLPPKFLDMDLKVTHIECHPKEVLVTFQGKYNTEYDFDYHILQKEIQHVSKVKDCIGFGDFCLVEDINGEWHRGRVLEKRGEIYEVFLIDIGKVLIVNEINVSSACSEWFQLPPKVVCGVFANILPVGEKWGPKALNYFSSLIGLQIKGHVQAILPYQLFLLEVPKVTSDVLELQLGKLVDGYSFRLIVEMLKELPQELLCKHMPDLLQQKYTRPESSSFSNAENLLAFQPILDRFLPSLSVGSVEKVKITVAISPSKFYCQMLKWQKGLEDLTTTMTLHYEAVSRENVPCCDSFGALCAAKRHKGQWHRGVIQQLLSDDQVKVWFMDFGNSEAVPSNHVLKLQPEFTSLPMISFQCTLSCFSDQSEAVKRNSQLEEFKQALLGQTAVYASIDLFNANECLYYVTLYSQESEVNTKYPQQVNEVVQACSLVSSTHVTNILGDIRAYEEICVSVESLIGNTEQMGNCLIEKDSSLSIYCKTVEMKIDSVHVAFVEYVLNPSNFWIQTNDYNNEFQTLMKNIADVYNSYGVYDKIVENPKPGLLCCARYSKDMEYYRGLITEVEGVNINVYFLDFGNTDTVPAHDVKTLLPEFCKLPALAMRCALAHAFPIEDVWVKKETDFFKKVVFDKQLLFYVIAKQNDKYIVNAQFMDGLEQIDVVTLMVQAGYAEYWEVQPDSLLNFVKNSKGLNSKNNNKKFINTRSTYVIPKSKVSATRNIYHNKQLLNTFSVARESLESFPNWESTLSRKHYVISGRSDHMGSYKELMFKPGAVLDVICSHIISPSHFFCQLQSKLSELMNLMEQIQIYYEVHSNPYKTGQIACVAKHSKDGKWYRAAFLKQVSRKEVDVIFVDYGNQERVLLKDLQAILPVFLTLESQAFTCSLKNINEPSQFYPFIWTKEACKDFGDFISASSGLLTCVIYALILIRPNCLCNLVDLQTPFIGAHQFLIEHGHGQSQFFGFTKALKPSVFLYSFCYSSFNIKIGNEEEIYITHIYSPAKFYCQLNRNTEIIDKLMKKIAEISNLPNSSEYDPSKIRLCIAKYFEDGPFYRALASSMGSSSYLLAYFVDFGNKQMVVRDKLMPIPDHATDLLLTPMQAIKCYLSDLREREIPVEVNKWFEENFMGKPLKAVVVSRESDGQIGVKLYDGHIQINQKILQLLSENGKKYAEECEHVKSCTEQSAESSREVHKVKLDEGNKTKDENVERIALKTEIKPEVIPFQPGVQEDFEDNEQPVLVPQKLCSMPFILPTFHGNKEPVCKNVMNISLEHKEKNADGIFTPESLLCPVFNLQEIPVNIMAEFCTNKLNYTGQQEGSVNRPKYISLPPRNIELNSQLAGYISNINSPSSFYIQLAEDENVIIQLAEELNEGKINVDHENYLNELVKGDLVLAEYVIDCFLYRAVIKTVRSGKSYEVEFIDYGNTAVVSPSKIYKIQGKFLTLPRFSIHCFLSRVKSTHPDGSWSSNDMFYFSRKVNNKQITCVFLQQHEQQWEVDIICDGKSVVNELMQRHDSSGLQNTPMLNMETNTEQDIPVTNTDPEDEELRKNSRVHNKCEAVETRNTSEILSKIPNQELNPGQLEMAEIIHISKCRNFHVKLMRNMQTFSDLNIMVAKEAKRNRLIAVENIQEGLECLTKSKNTLKWYRSEVMKLISEEKMLVFFMDRGRCEMVSLRNTKMLSNEIKCIPKQAILCKWIWIQNSGKMSCDYVINKIAYREIKLLFLRYLESSCIWEVDILVDGILLLEYLNQISGQGKINKPNCTESANNMASKTSVLSFRINSVTWALLQSGNQYPGFATTVTDPSNFCIQLDDLFDTMKTLFMLLSDLPGNLPTLPQDLVTPGASCLIKFGLEAQWNRVEVSEISNQSVVLMFIDYGFPAYIPYSDIDKLKVVPEELICLPRLSYSCFLSGVIPAKGEHWSDEAKLVFQEFLCKQGLIFQFKQYGSGMKLEVDVLCERSNLADTLVAAGHAIYCKSTCCLLGHDNTKPIETCSQLQSEAQQSRFLQISEAKHICTERSFLVRKKERAQQQTPDLQHRNARDTASRSNSTTKAHSRKRPRKKPSSYSNGKNTANDELKCDKNLFMQFLDDKKCNTISTESLTENLPPEAMNETCDSADMHTRMREMKISKEVASKEYMNSK; translated from the coding sequence ATGGATTCTTTGTCTCTGCCACCAAAATTTTTAGACATGGATCTGAAGGTAACTCACATAGAGTGCCATCCAAAGGAAGTGCTTGTGACATTTCAGGGGAAATATAATACGGAATACGACTTTGATTACCACATATTGCAAAAGGAAATACAGCATGTATCCAAAGTAAAGGACTGTATTGGCTTTGGCGACTTTTGTTTAGTGGAGGACAtaaatggagaatggcatagaggaAGAGTGCTGGAAAAGAGAGGGGAAATCTATGAAGTGTTTCTTATCGACATTGGAAAAGTGCTAATAGTTAATGAAATAAATGTTTCTTCTGCATGTAGTGAATGGTTCCAGCTGCCTCCAAAGGTGGTGTGTGGTGTTTTTGCAAACATACTTCCAGTTGGGGAAAAATGGGGTCCAAAAGctctaaattatttttcttctctaATAGGATTACAGATTAAAGGTCACGTGCAAGCTATTTTACCATACCAATTGTTTCTCCTGGAAGTACCGAAAGTCACTAGTGATGTTCTTGAACTGCAATTAGGAAAACTTGTTGATGGATATTCGTTTCGTCTTATTGTAGAAATGTTAAAGGAATTACCCCAAGAGCTCCTTTGCAAACACATGCCAGATTTGCTGCAACAGAAGTACACAAGGCCAGAGTCATCCTCTTTCAGCAATGCTGAAAATCTACTAGCATTTCAGCCAATTCTGGATAGATTTCTGCCTTCTTTATCTGTTGGCAGTGTAGAGAAGGTAAAAATAACTGTTGCAATCAGTCCAAGCAAATTTTATTGTCAGATGCTAAAATGGCAGAAAGGGCTAGAAGACTTGACCACAACAATGACTTTGCATTATGAAGCTGTCAGTAGGGAAAATGTTCCATGTTGTGATAGTTTTGGAGCTCTCTGTGCTGCAAAAAGACACAAAGGACAGTGGCACCGGGGAGTGATacagcagctcctctctgatgacCAAGTAAAGGTCTGGTTCATGGATTTTGGCAACAGTGAAGCTGTGCCTTCCAATCATGTTCTGAAACTTCAACCAGAATTCACTTCCTTACCAATGATTTCATTTCAGTGTACACTGTCATGTTTCAGTGATCAGAGTGAAGCTGTAAAAAGAAATTCTCAACTAGAAGAATTTAAACAGGCCTTATTAGGACAGACTGCTGTGTATGCCAGCATTGATTTGTTCAATGCCAATGAATGTTTGTATTATGTTACATTATATAGTCAAGAATCTGAAGTTAATACTAAATATCCACAACAGGTGAATGAGGTAGTTCAGGCATGTTCCCTAGTTTCTAGTACACATGTCACTAATATACTTGGAGACATCAGAGCTTATGAAGAGATCTGTGTTTCAGTTGAAAGTTTGATTGGAAACACAGAACAAATGGGAAACTGCTTAATTGAAAAGGACTCTTCTTTATCAATCTATTGCAAAACAGTAGAAATGAAAATAGATTCCGTTCATGTTGCTTTTGTCGAATATGTGTTGAATCCATCAAACTTCTGGATTCAAACTAATGACTACAACAATGAGTTTCAAACCTTGATGAAAAATATTGCAGATGTGTATAATAGCTATGGAGTTTATGATAAGATTGTTGAAAACCCAAAGCCTGGGTTACTCTGCTGTGCCCGGTATAGCAAAGACATGGAGTACTATCGAGGACTTATCACTGAAGTGGAAGGTGTAAACATTAACGTTTATTTTTTGGATTTTGGAAATACAGATACTGTACCCGCTCATGATGTGAAAACTTTGCTTCCAGAGTTTTGTAAATTACCAGCACTTGCCATGCGTTGTGCACTTGCTCATGCATTTCCCATTGAGGATGTATGGgttaaaaaagaaacagatttCTTTAAAAAGGTTGTATTTGACAAACAGCTCTTGTTTTATGTCATTGCAAAGCAAAATGACAAGTACATTGTTAATGCACAATTTATGGATGGCTTGGAACAAATAGATGTTGTCACGCTTATGGTTCAGGCTGGATATGCTGAGTACTGGGAAGTGCAACCGGATTCTCTTTTGAACTTTGTGAAAAATTCTAAAGGCCTAAATtcaaaaaacaataacaaaaaatttATAAATACACGAAGTACATACGTTATACCTAAAAGTAAAGTATCAGCAACTAGAAATATCTATCACAACAAACAGTTATTAAACACTTTTTCTGTGGCAAGAGAATCTCTTGAATCTTTTCCGAATTGGGAAAGTACTCTTTCCAGAAAGCATTATGTAATATCTGGGAGAAGTGACCATATGGGCTCTTATAAAGAGTTAATGTTCAAACCAGGAGCAGTTCTTGATGTCATATGTTCTCATATTATTTCTCCATCCCATTTTTTTTGTCAGTTGCAAAGCAAATTATCAGAACTAATGAATTTAATGGAGCAAATTCAGATTTATTATGAAGTGCATAGCAATCCCTATAAAACTGGCCAGATTGCCTGTGTTGCAAAGCACTCCAAGGATGGAAAGTGGTACAGAGCAGCTTTTCTGAAACAAGTATCCAGAAAGGAAGTTGATGTGATATTTGTAGACTATGGTAATCAGGAAAGAGTTTTACTTAAGGATCTTCAAGCTATTCTTCCAGTTTTTTTAACTTTAGAAAGTCAAGCTTTTACATGTAGTCTTAAGAACATAAATGAACCCTCACAATTTTACCCATTCATTTGGACTAAAGAGGCGTGTAAGGATTTTGGAGACTTCATTTCTGCTTCCAGTGGGCTATTGACTTGCGTCATTTATGCTCTAATTCTTATAAGACCGAACTGCTTGTGTAATTTAGTTGATTTACAGACTCCATTTATTGGTGCACATCAGTTTCTCATAGAGCATGGCCATggccagtcccaattttttgGATTCACAAAAGCACTTAAACCATCAGTTTTTCTGTATAGTTTTTGCTACTCatcttttaatataaaaattggAAATGAAGAGGAAATATATATAACGCATATATACAGCCCTGCAAAATTTTATTGTCAGCTTAATCGTAACACTGAAATTATAGACAAATTGATGAAGAAGATTGCAGAGATTAGTAACCTACCAAACAGTTCAGAATATGACCCGAGCAAAATACGATTATGCATAGCGAAATATTTTGAAGATGGTCCCTTTTACAGAGCTTTGGCATCTTCCATGGGATCATCATCCTATTTACTAGCCTATTTTGTGGACTTTGGGAATAAACAGATGGTAGTGAGAGACAAACTGATGCCTATTCCAGATCATGCCACAGATTTACTATTGACACCCATGCAAGCCATTAAATGTTATCTGTCAGatcttagagagagagaaattccagTAGAAGTCAATAAATGGTTTGAGGAGAATTTCATGGGTAAACCATTGAAGGCAGTAGTAGTATCCAGAGAGTCAGATGGCCAGATTGGTGTGAAGCTGTATGATGGACATATCCAGATAAATCAGAAAATTCTACAATTATTGTCTGAGAATGGGAAAAAGTACGCAGAGGAATGTGAGCACGTGAAAAGTTGTACAGAGCAGTCTGCTGAAAGTAGTAGGGAggtacacaaagtaaaactggaTGAAGGTAATAAAACAAAAGATGAAAATGTTGAGAGAATTGccttgaaaactgaaataaaacctGAAGTTATACCTTTTCAGCCTGGTGTTCAAGAGGATTTTGAAGATAATGAACAACCTGTGCTTGTTCCACAAAAATTGTGCAGTATGCCCTTTATACTACCAACATTCCATGGCAATAAAGAGCCAGTTTGTAAAAATGTTATGAATATATCTTTGgaacacaaagagaaaaatgcAGATGGAATATTTACTCCTGAATCTCTACTTTGTCCTGTTTTCAATTTGCAGGAAATACCTGTAAATATTATGGCTGAATTTTGCACCAACAAACTAAATTATACAGGTCAACAAGAAGGTAGTGTAAATAGACCCAAATATATCAGTCTTCCTCCACGTAACATTGAGCTGAATTCTCAGTTAGCAGGGTACATTTCCAATATAAATAGCCCATCTAGTTTCTATATTCAGCTCGCAGAGGATGAAAATGTAATCATTCAACTTGCAGAAGAACTaaatgaaggaaaaataaatgtagACCATGAAAATTACCTGAATGAACTTGTGAAAGGGGATCTTGTTTTAGCAGAATATGTAATTGATTGTTTCTTATATAGAGCAGTTATTAAAACAGTTAGATCAGGAAAATCCTATGAGGTAGAATTCATTGACTATGGTAATACAGCAGTTGTGAGTCCCTCAAAAATCTACAAAATTCAGGGAAAGTTCTTAACTTTGCCAAGGTTCAGTATCCATTGTTTCCTTAGTAGAGTAAAAAGTACTCATCCTGATGGAAGCTGGAGCAGCAATGATATGTTCTACTTTTCCAGAAAAGTAAATAATAAACAAATTACTTGTGTATTTTTGCAACAACATGAACAGCAGTGGGAGGTAGATATAATTTGTGATGGAAAGTCTGTGGTTAATGAGTTAATGCAGAGACATGACAGCTCAGGATTACAGAACACACCAATGCTAAATATGGAAACTAATACAGAACAAGACATTCCAGTCACAAATACAGATCCTGAAGATGAGGAACTAAGGAAGAACTCTAGAGTTCATAACAAATGCGAGGCTGTTGAGACTAGAAACACCTCTGAAATTCTCTCTAAAATCCCTAACCAAGAGCTAAATCCTGGACAACTAGAAATGGCAGAAATAAttcatatttcaaaatgtagaaaTTTCCATGTAAAATTAATGAGAAATATGCAAACATTTTCGGATTTAAATATAATGGTTGCCAAAGAAGCAAAGAGAAACCGTTTGATTGCAGTAGAAAATATTCAAGAAGGATTGGAATGCTTGACAAAATCTAAAAATACCTTGAAGTGGTACCGATCAGAAGTGATGAAGCTTATTAGTGAGGAGAAGATGTTAGTTTTCTTCATGGATCGTGGTAGATGTGAAATGGTATCCTTGCGTAATACGAAAATGCTCAGTAATGAGATCAAGTGTATTCCTAAACAAGCCATATTATGTAAATGGATTTGGATTCAAAATTCAGGTAAAATGTCATGTGACTATGTGATAAATAAAATTGCATATCGTGAAATAAAGCTCCTGTTTCTGAGATACTTGGAATCTTCTTGTATCTGGGAAGTAGATATCTTAGTAGATGGGATTCTACTTTTGGAATATTTGAATCAGATCTCTGGGCAAGGCAAGATCAACAAACCTAATTGTACAGAAAGTGCAAATAACATGGCTTCTAAGACATCTGTACTGTCTTTTAGAATAAATTCAGTTACATGGGCACTACTCCAAAGTGGTAATCAATACCCTGGATTTGCAACTACAGTTACTGATCCTTCAAACTTCTGTATTCAATTAGACGACTTATTTGACACTATGAAAACCTTGTTTATGCTACTTTCCGACCTTCCAGGCAATTTGCCAACTTTACCACAGGACCTTGTCACTCCTGGTGCAAGTTGTTTGATCAAGTTTGGGTTGGAAGCACAGTGGAACAGGGTAGAAGTTTCTGAAATTTCAAATCAGTCTGTTGTTCTAATGTTCATTGATTATGGCTTTCCTGCATATATTCCCTACTCAGATATTGACAAACTGAAAGTTGTTCCAGAAGAACTTATTTGTTTACCACGATTATCTTACTCTTGCTTCTTATCTGGTGTGATTCCTGCTAAAGGGGAACACTGGAGTGATGAAGCTAAGCTTGTGTTTCAGGAATTTCTATGTAAACAAGGCCTGATTTTCCAGTTTAAGCAGTATGGTTCTGGAATGAAACTAGAGGTAGACGTTCTATGTGAGCGGAGTAATCTAGCAGATACCTTGGTTGCAGCTGGTCATGCTATCTACTGTAAAAGTACATGCTGCCTTCTTGGACATGACAATACAAAACCAATTGAAACATGTTCACAACTTCAAAGTGAAGCACAGCAATCACGTTTTCTGCAAATTTCTGAAGCAAAACATATCTGTACTGAAAGGAGTTTCTTGGTACGTAAAAAAGAGAGAGCACAGCAGCAAACACCAGATCTGCAACATAGAAATGCCCGTGATACAGCTTCAAGAAGTAATTCTACCACTAAAGCACATTCTAGAAAACGACCCAGGAAGAAACCAAGTTCATATAGTAATGGCAAAAATACTGCAAACGATGAACTTAAGTGTGACAAAAACTTATTTATGCAATTTTTGGATGATAAGAAATGTAACACCATTTCCACAGAAAGTCTTACTGAAAATCTGCCTCCAGAAGCAATGAATGAGACATGTGACTCTGCTGACATGCACACCAGAATGAGGGAAATGAAGATTAGTAAAGAGGTGGCATCAAAAGAATATATGAATAGTAAGTAG